Proteins co-encoded in one Bremerella sp. TYQ1 genomic window:
- the bioD gene encoding dethiobiotin synthase, translating into MNGKPPQGLFITGNNTGVGKTHVAGLIAQSLTNAGLRVGVYKPAASGLVEQAGKWISEDVQTLWEATGKIWDTKHICPQTFKAPLAPHLAARAEGKEIDTRRLRSEFSLWKHRQASGECDFLLVEGAGGLLSPMSDEDSVADLAQDFGLPLVIVAANRLGMINETLQTLLTASVYGGGIDIAGIVLNDVSPDVSDVSRESNRSELEQRTVVPILTHVPYGAKQFLDPIDWAELAGC; encoded by the coding sequence GGACTCTTCATTACCGGAAATAATACAGGCGTCGGCAAGACCCACGTGGCCGGATTGATTGCCCAAAGCCTTACAAATGCGGGCCTCCGCGTCGGAGTTTATAAGCCTGCCGCTAGCGGACTCGTCGAACAAGCCGGCAAATGGATCTCGGAAGATGTCCAAACGCTGTGGGAAGCCACCGGCAAAATCTGGGATACGAAGCATATCTGCCCCCAAACATTCAAGGCCCCGCTCGCTCCCCATCTTGCCGCTCGCGCTGAAGGAAAAGAGATCGATACCCGTCGCCTGAGAAGTGAGTTTTCGCTGTGGAAACATCGCCAGGCTTCCGGCGAATGCGACTTTCTGCTTGTCGAAGGTGCCGGAGGGCTGCTCTCGCCAATGTCGGACGAAGACAGCGTCGCCGATCTTGCTCAGGACTTCGGCCTACCACTGGTGATCGTCGCGGCCAATCGACTAGGAATGATCAACGAGACGTTGCAGACACTTCTGACGGCCAGCGTTTATGGCGGCGGGATCGATATCGCCGGAATCGTATTGAATGACGTTTCGCCGGACGTAAGCGACGTCAGCCGCGAATCGAATCGATCGGAACTTGAACAAAGAACGGTCGTACCGATTCTGACGCACGTTCCTTACGGCGCAAAGCAGTTTTTAGACCCAATCGACTGGGCCGAACTCGCCGGCTGCTAG
- a CDS encoding VWA domain-containing protein, with product MKKMWILTPLLLGVSIVGCSNQPDNVASMDESVKSVGSVESTSNGSTVDESLVRQPLEEFEPASPAVTSPEGEEMGNVSGRRMRAETSGPVPGKSVRSDEYGLGMDGAATEGVDAVEFDVPAEASKPQSGEAGAMRGGEVAEKGKQLQQLQKGLKDAEVAEQNDFMDLKRQRFAGEAKKEAPPAPAAEPAARVASNPVPSSNRSLTRQSEMQVEPGFRPNAGSGVGGVGGLADTPQDQPGQGLGPGEGGDKFEPIEENDFIAVADQPLSTFSIDVDTASYSKIRSYLSQFNSLPPRDAVRVEELVNYFTYDYATPTDEHPFAANVEVASCPWNPTNRLVRVGIKGKEINTEERPASNLVFLLDVSGSMNQPNKLPLLKKGMKMLVDQLTENDKVSIVVYAGAAGMVLEPTYGYEKANILKALDRLQAGGSTNGGQGIKLAYKTATENFIQGGTNRVILCTDGDFNVGETSTGGLVGMAAEQAKKNIYLSVMGFGIGNHNDSMLEQLSNKANGNYSFIDNEKEAKKVLVEQMSGTLLTIAKDVKIQIEFNPKKVASYRLVGYENRLLAAQDFNDDKKDAGEIGAGHTVTAFYEVVPAAGNGESEVASVDPKVDELKYQTKPETTEAADSNELMTLKLRYKQPEEDVSTLMTYPVVDAGHQFNKASGDFQFATAVAMFGLKLRGSHFHNETNFAEIEELVASNVDGPGSSYREEFLEMVRKVEGLQK from the coding sequence ATGAAAAAAATGTGGATCCTGACGCCCCTGCTTCTCGGCGTCTCTATCGTCGGGTGTAGCAATCAGCCAGACAACGTTGCCAGCATGGACGAATCGGTCAAGTCGGTTGGAAGCGTCGAATCGACGTCTAACGGCAGCACGGTCGACGAATCTTTAGTGCGACAGCCTTTGGAAGAATTCGAGCCTGCGAGCCCCGCTGTCACTTCGCCTGAAGGGGAAGAAATGGGGAACGTCAGCGGTCGTCGTATGCGAGCCGAAACCTCGGGCCCGGTCCCAGGCAAATCTGTTCGTAGCGACGAGTATGGCTTGGGAATGGATGGCGCCGCTACGGAAGGGGTCGACGCCGTTGAATTCGACGTTCCCGCAGAAGCATCAAAGCCTCAGTCTGGCGAGGCCGGTGCAATGCGAGGAGGCGAAGTGGCTGAGAAAGGCAAACAGCTTCAGCAACTCCAAAAGGGGCTGAAGGATGCCGAAGTGGCCGAGCAAAACGATTTCATGGACTTAAAGCGACAACGATTTGCTGGCGAGGCCAAAAAAGAAGCTCCGCCGGCGCCTGCGGCAGAACCAGCCGCTCGCGTTGCCAGCAACCCTGTGCCCTCCTCGAATCGGTCACTAACTCGCCAATCCGAAATGCAAGTGGAACCTGGTTTTCGCCCGAACGCCGGCTCTGGCGTTGGTGGCGTTGGTGGCCTCGCTGACACTCCGCAAGACCAGCCCGGCCAAGGACTCGGCCCCGGAGAAGGTGGCGACAAGTTCGAGCCAATCGAAGAGAACGACTTCATCGCCGTCGCGGATCAGCCACTGTCGACCTTCTCGATTGACGTCGACACAGCCAGCTACTCGAAGATTCGTTCTTACTTGAGCCAGTTCAATTCGTTGCCGCCACGTGATGCGGTTCGCGTGGAAGAACTTGTTAACTACTTCACCTACGACTACGCCACCCCCACCGACGAACACCCGTTCGCTGCCAACGTGGAAGTGGCCAGTTGTCCGTGGAACCCAACCAATCGTTTGGTCCGCGTCGGCATCAAGGGCAAAGAGATCAACACGGAAGAACGCCCCGCGAGCAATTTGGTCTTCCTGCTTGATGTCTCCGGGTCGATGAATCAACCCAACAAGCTACCGCTGCTGAAGAAGGGCATGAAGATGCTCGTCGATCAGCTGACAGAAAACGACAAAGTTTCAATCGTTGTTTACGCAGGTGCCGCCGGCATGGTGCTGGAACCAACCTACGGATACGAAAAAGCGAACATCCTGAAAGCGCTCGATCGCCTTCAAGCAGGCGGTTCGACCAATGGTGGACAAGGGATCAAGCTGGCCTATAAAACGGCAACGGAAAACTTCATCCAAGGTGGCACAAACCGTGTGATCCTCTGCACTGACGGCGACTTCAACGTCGGCGAAACGAGCACCGGTGGTTTAGTCGGCATGGCCGCCGAGCAAGCGAAGAAAAACATCTACCTAAGCGTGATGGGTTTCGGCATCGGCAACCACAACGACTCGATGCTCGAACAGCTTTCTAACAAAGCGAACGGCAACTACTCGTTCATCGACAACGAGAAAGAAGCCAAGAAGGTGCTTGTTGAACAGATGAGCGGCACGCTGCTGACGATCGCCAAGGATGTGAAGATTCAGATCGAGTTCAATCCGAAGAAGGTCGCCTCGTATCGCCTGGTCGGTTACGAAAATCGTCTGCTGGCCGCACAAGATTTCAACGATGATAAGAAAGACGCCGGTGAAATCGGAGCTGGTCACACGGTCACCGCTTTCTACGAAGTGGTTCCCGCGGCTGGCAACGGTGAAAGCGAAGTCGCTTCGGTCGATCCCAAAGTGGACGAGCTGAAATATCAGACGAAGCCAGAAACAACCGAAGCGGCCGACTCGAATGAGCTGATGACATTGAAGCTGCGATACAAGCAGCCAGAAGAAGATGTCAGCACGCTGATGACCTACCCTGTCGTCGACGCTGGCCATCAGTTCAATAAAGCGAGTGGCGACTTCCAATTCGCGACGGCCGTGGCCATGTTCGGCTTAAAACTCCGCGGCAGCCACTTCCACAACGAAACCAACTTCGCCGAAATCGAAGAACTCGTCGCCTCCAACGTCGACGGACCAGGCTCGTCGTACCGCGAAGAGTTCCTGGAAATGGTCCGCAAAGTGGAAGGCCTGCAAAAGTAA
- a CDS encoding DUF1559 domain-containing protein: MKTVARSGFTLVELLVVIAIIGVLIALLLPAVQQAREAARRMQCTNNLKQLGLAMHNYHDTYGAFPAISYDHEVNGGNESSHSSWSWGTLILPQIEQTAAYDTLAPSSPDRLHTAVANATKLNVLKNPINGFRCPSDSGPDLNSHYLINQGSPDHELATANYIGVNSAGDIARSDGIPGGPSGIFVAGTDVNSNRTTRVGMRDLTDGSSNTAMIGERAWMLYGVELGAAVVYGHNGNSDVEFNGDYDNGFITVVGGGKPHINETATCGHGCNDKDGRQGFSSNHPGGAQFVFADGSVHFLTEHIDHTPDGFNASDSTYERILNRKDGNPISNWK; the protein is encoded by the coding sequence ATGAAGACCGTCGCGCGAAGTGGATTTACTCTCGTCGAACTGCTCGTGGTCATTGCCATTATTGGTGTCTTGATCGCCTTGTTGCTGCCAGCAGTTCAGCAGGCTCGCGAAGCAGCTCGGCGAATGCAGTGCACAAACAACCTGAAGCAGCTTGGTTTGGCCATGCATAACTATCACGACACCTACGGAGCATTTCCGGCGATCAGCTACGATCACGAAGTCAACGGTGGCAACGAATCGAGCCATTCCAGTTGGAGTTGGGGAACGTTGATCTTGCCACAAATTGAACAGACGGCTGCCTACGATACGTTGGCCCCCAGCTCGCCGGATCGCTTGCACACCGCGGTTGCCAATGCAACGAAGTTGAACGTGCTTAAGAATCCGATCAACGGCTTTCGCTGCCCTTCTGATTCTGGCCCTGACCTGAATTCCCACTACCTGATCAATCAAGGAAGTCCGGACCATGAATTGGCAACGGCGAACTACATTGGCGTAAACTCGGCTGGCGACATCGCTCGATCGGACGGTATTCCAGGCGGTCCAAGCGGCATCTTCGTGGCCGGAACCGATGTGAACAGCAACCGAACCACGCGTGTCGGCATGCGTGACTTAACAGACGGCTCAAGCAATACGGCAATGATCGGCGAACGAGCTTGGATGCTTTACGGCGTCGAGCTTGGCGCTGCCGTTGTCTATGGCCACAACGGAAATTCCGATGTTGAATTTAACGGCGACTACGACAACGGATTCATTACCGTCGTCGGCGGTGGCAAGCCCCATATCAATGAAACGGCAACTTGCGGCCATGGCTGTAACGATAAGGATGGACGCCAAGGGTTCTCCAGCAATCACCCCGGAGGAGCTCAATTCGTATTCGCGGATGGCTCAGTACATTTTCTGACTGAGCACATCGATCATACGCCGGACGGTTTCAACGCTTCTGACTCCACCTACGAGCGAATCCTGAACCGAAAAGATGGCAACCCGATTAGCAACTGGAAGTAA
- a CDS encoding carboxypeptidase-like regulatory domain-containing protein, with translation MNSRFGFGFVLILLAASVAIGCGTSNMPDIGQVHGKVTLNGEPVEGAMVSFEPVEGGRTGWAMTDANGEYALKYSGNAKGTRTGENLVRITSAKSATRDDRGRVVEAAVKEKFPPQYNSESTQTVTVEGGSNEFNFAVTTDG, from the coding sequence ATGAATAGTCGTTTTGGTTTTGGATTCGTTCTGATTTTGCTTGCCGCGTCAGTAGCCATTGGTTGCGGTACCAGCAACATGCCCGACATCGGTCAGGTACATGGCAAAGTCACGTTAAATGGCGAACCGGTCGAAGGCGCGATGGTCTCGTTCGAGCCTGTCGAAGGAGGCCGCACCGGTTGGGCCATGACCGATGCCAATGGGGAATACGCACTAAAGTACAGCGGCAACGCCAAAGGCACACGGACCGGAGAGAACCTGGTTCGTATCACGTCGGCGAAATCGGCCACGCGCGACGATCGTGGTCGTGTCGTCGAAGCGGCCGTTAAAGAGAAGTTCCCGCCGCAGTACAATTCGGAGTCGACTCAGACCGTCACTGTTGAAGGTGGCAGCAACGAATTTAACTTCGCGGTAACTACCGACGGTTAA
- a CDS encoding arylsulfatase — translation MCIRILWAVACVAMFLLPLHNLSAEEANADPDRKHLPLPLTPFEGKIGKTYQDSESAWQSPVAAPDGAPNIIVILLDDVGFGQTSTFGGLIPTPNLDKLASEGLKFNRFHTTAICGPSRAALLTGRNHHECGSGFLMEWATGFPNYSTMIPKSTATIGEVLRDNGYTTWWFGKNHNTPDWETTVAGPFDRWPTGMGFDYFYGFNAGETHQYYPVLFENTTPVEPDQTPEEGYHFMTDMTDRAIARMKLSKSVAPKKPFFMYFAPGAMHAPHHVTAQWRDQFQGKFDMGWDEYREIVLKNQLEKGIVPPGTKLTDRPDWVPAWDSLDDQQKEVYSALYENFAGYFAFTDHEVGRLLSAVKELPDAENTMVIYIVGDNGASAEGGPDGTLNEIMNLNGLPTKLEDVVENLDKLGGPETEPHYPMGWAWAGNTPFQWCKQVASHLGGTRNPMVISWPAKIEHDTQPRDAFLHLVDVVPTILEATNIPMPETVKGIEQKPLQGKSFLACFSDPEFEGRPQQYFEIFSNRSMYADGWKANAQHTFPWRQDFAPGNWDQDKWELYNLNEDFSESNNLASSMPEKLAELKKLFDAAAQQHEIYPLDDRGAARIAIPKPPVPGADPGSSTYTYFVGATRIAEPAAPPMKNHTWKLTADIKSDGEKTNGVVMAFGGVAAGMVLYVDQGIPIFDYNYFDEHHVLKGTKSIPSGDVTVEVDFDYQGKTAGGPANIMLKVNGENVASGKMQATVAGRFGIDTFGIGEDTGQPVTPAYDPPFSFTGKIEKVVVEIK, via the coding sequence ATGTGCATACGAATTCTATGGGCTGTCGCTTGCGTTGCCATGTTTTTGCTTCCCCTGCACAATCTCTCGGCGGAAGAGGCCAACGCAGACCCTGATCGCAAGCATCTTCCGCTTCCGTTGACGCCGTTCGAAGGCAAGATCGGGAAGACTTATCAGGATTCGGAATCGGCCTGGCAAAGTCCTGTGGCAGCACCGGATGGGGCCCCGAATATCATTGTCATCCTGCTGGATGATGTTGGCTTCGGACAGACATCGACATTTGGCGGTCTTATTCCAACCCCCAATCTCGACAAGCTTGCCTCGGAAGGCTTGAAGTTCAATCGCTTTCATACAACCGCGATTTGCGGACCTTCGCGGGCAGCTCTTCTCACCGGCCGAAATCATCATGAGTGTGGCAGCGGTTTTTTAATGGAATGGGCCACTGGATTCCCAAACTATTCGACGATGATTCCTAAGAGCACAGCCACCATTGGGGAAGTGCTTCGAGACAACGGCTACACGACTTGGTGGTTCGGCAAGAATCATAATACGCCTGACTGGGAAACGACCGTCGCAGGGCCTTTCGATCGTTGGCCGACCGGGATGGGCTTCGACTACTTCTACGGATTCAACGCCGGAGAAACGCATCAGTATTATCCCGTGTTGTTCGAGAACACGACACCGGTCGAACCTGATCAAACGCCTGAGGAAGGCTATCACTTCATGACCGACATGACCGATCGCGCCATCGCTCGCATGAAGCTTTCCAAGTCGGTCGCACCCAAAAAGCCGTTCTTCATGTATTTCGCTCCAGGAGCGATGCATGCCCCGCACCATGTGACTGCCCAATGGCGTGATCAATTCCAAGGCAAGTTTGACATGGGCTGGGACGAATACCGCGAGATCGTTTTGAAGAATCAGCTGGAGAAAGGGATTGTTCCGCCAGGTACGAAACTTACCGATCGTCCCGACTGGGTCCCTGCGTGGGACAGTCTCGACGACCAGCAAAAGGAAGTTTACTCGGCTCTGTACGAAAACTTCGCAGGGTACTTTGCCTTTACAGATCACGAAGTTGGCCGCTTGCTTTCCGCAGTGAAAGAACTGCCTGATGCCGAAAACACGATGGTTATTTACATCGTCGGCGATAATGGTGCCTCTGCGGAAGGAGGCCCTGACGGCACGCTTAACGAGATCATGAATCTCAACGGTTTGCCAACCAAGCTGGAAGATGTCGTCGAAAACCTCGATAAACTTGGAGGACCAGAAACCGAACCGCACTATCCCATGGGCTGGGCATGGGCTGGCAATACACCATTTCAATGGTGCAAACAGGTCGCATCGCATCTAGGCGGAACTCGCAATCCGATGGTAATCAGTTGGCCTGCGAAGATCGAACATGATACCCAGCCACGTGATGCATTTTTACACCTGGTGGATGTGGTCCCTACCATACTGGAAGCGACCAATATTCCGATGCCAGAGACCGTGAAAGGAATCGAGCAGAAACCGCTGCAAGGAAAGTCATTCTTGGCTTGCTTCTCGGATCCAGAATTTGAAGGACGTCCGCAGCAATATTTCGAGATCTTCAGCAATCGCTCGATGTATGCCGATGGCTGGAAAGCTAACGCCCAACACACATTCCCCTGGCGACAAGATTTTGCCCCCGGCAACTGGGACCAGGACAAGTGGGAACTTTACAACCTGAATGAAGACTTCAGCGAATCCAATAATTTAGCAAGCAGCATGCCCGAGAAACTTGCCGAGCTGAAGAAGCTGTTCGACGCCGCTGCCCAGCAGCACGAAATCTATCCGCTGGATGATCGTGGGGCAGCACGCATTGCCATTCCTAAGCCACCGGTTCCCGGAGCCGACCCTGGTTCTTCGACTTATACCTATTTCGTAGGAGCAACGCGCATCGCCGAACCAGCGGCTCCGCCGATGAAAAACCACACGTGGAAATTAACGGCTGACATCAAAAGCGACGGCGAAAAGACGAACGGAGTCGTGATGGCATTTGGAGGCGTCGCCGCTGGGATGGTCCTTTATGTCGACCAAGGCATTCCGATCTTCGACTACAACTACTTCGACGAACATCATGTTCTAAAAGGTACCAAGTCTATCCCGTCAGGCGACGTCACCGTCGAAGTCGATTTTGACTACCAAGGTAAAACTGCCGGCGGTCCTGCCAATATCATGCTGAAGGTCAACGGCGAAAACGTCGCCTCCGGCAAGATGCAAGCGACCGTCGCTGGACGATTTGGCATCGACACCTTCGGCATCGGCGAAGACACCGGACAGCCAGTAACGCCTGCCTACGACCCGCCCTTTTCGTTCACCGGGAAAATTGAAAAAGTGGTAGTGGAAATAAAGTAG
- a CDS encoding siderophore ABC transporter substrate-binding protein — MSQSPFRKTSVMSAALLCLGLALVNYVSAQSTRNFTHAQGQTEIASVPQRVVVLDLAALDILTALDIPVVGVPSLQDDMWPGYMQKYAGEKYTKAGSLFEPDLDVIKTLKPDLIIVGGRSSRSFDAVSAIAPTIDLSTSTTGFVPSVVQNLLTLGAIFEVESQANAKARQLLQSIRELQANAASQGEGLLLFSVGERVMPQQPATRFGIVYELIGIQPVVKPEDAGPARSRDRDTNETEAEKDAREKAEAKASAKRLANIMSRKPSWIFVIDRNSAFNERQNSAEILAADPAISASSAWNDKKVVYLSGRGWYLVGGGVTQLETTIKQLAEAFDQHSAVH; from the coding sequence ATGTCTCAGTCGCCGTTTCGTAAAACGTCCGTGATGTCTGCTGCTTTACTTTGTTTGGGATTGGCGTTGGTCAATTACGTATCGGCCCAGTCCACGCGTAACTTCACTCATGCCCAGGGGCAAACCGAGATCGCTAGTGTGCCACAGCGTGTTGTTGTTCTCGACTTGGCTGCCCTCGATATTTTGACGGCGCTGGACATCCCCGTCGTGGGGGTTCCTTCGCTCCAGGATGATATGTGGCCAGGCTACATGCAGAAATATGCTGGCGAGAAATACACGAAGGCAGGTTCATTGTTCGAACCAGATCTCGATGTCATCAAGACCCTCAAGCCTGATCTGATTATTGTTGGTGGACGATCGAGTCGTTCGTTCGATGCGGTCAGTGCGATTGCTCCAACGATTGATCTATCTACCAGCACGACCGGATTTGTTCCCAGCGTTGTACAGAACCTTCTCACGCTTGGAGCTATCTTTGAAGTGGAATCACAAGCCAATGCCAAAGCACGACAATTGCTTCAGAGCATCCGCGAACTGCAAGCCAATGCAGCGTCGCAAGGCGAAGGGCTCCTGCTGTTCAGCGTAGGGGAAAGGGTCATGCCGCAGCAACCGGCGACCCGATTTGGGATCGTCTACGAACTGATTGGTATTCAGCCGGTCGTTAAACCAGAGGATGCCGGCCCAGCCCGAAGCCGTGACCGAGACACGAACGAAACCGAAGCGGAAAAAGATGCTCGCGAAAAAGCAGAAGCGAAAGCCTCAGCAAAACGTTTGGCCAACATCATGAGTCGCAAGCCGAGCTGGATTTTTGTAATCGATCGTAACTCGGCCTTTAACGAACGGCAAAACTCGGCCGAAATTCTCGCTGCCGATCCTGCCATCTCAGCTTCCTCTGCTTGGAATGACAAGAAGGTGGTTTACTTGAGCGGCCGTGGTTGGTACCTAGTCGGCGGTGGCGTCACTCAACTCGAGACAACCATCAAGCAGCTCGCCGAAGCTTTCGATCAGCATTCGGCAGTCCACTAA
- the efp gene encoding elongation factor P, giving the protein MQYSTSDFRKGLKVQIDGEPYIMTECNFVKPGKGNALYKCKLKNLIRGSNLDRTFRGGETLESADVEETDVQYLYKQGDTWVFMDNESFEQYELDADAVGDGWKFLKDGMKCMMTLFNGNPLDMTPPMQVEMEVTYCEPGAKGNTATNVTKPATIETGAEIQVPAFVNLGDVIKVDTRDGSYVERVKK; this is encoded by the coding sequence GTGCAATACAGTACCAGCGATTTTCGTAAGGGTTTGAAGGTTCAGATCGACGGCGAACCGTACATCATGACCGAGTGCAACTTCGTGAAGCCCGGCAAGGGGAACGCGTTGTACAAGTGCAAGCTGAAGAATTTGATCCGTGGATCGAACTTGGACCGCACCTTCCGTGGTGGTGAAACGTTGGAATCGGCCGACGTCGAAGAAACCGACGTGCAGTACTTGTACAAGCAAGGCGACACCTGGGTCTTCATGGACAACGAATCCTTCGAGCAGTACGAATTGGACGCCGACGCCGTGGGCGATGGCTGGAAGTTCCTGAAGGATGGCATGAAGTGCATGATGACGCTCTTCAATGGCAATCCGCTTGATATGACTCCACCGATGCAAGTCGAAATGGAAGTCACCTACTGCGAACCAGGCGCCAAAGGCAACACGGCTACGAACGTGACCAAGCCAGCCACCATCGAAACCGGTGCCGAGATCCAAGTCCCAGCTTTTGTGAACTTGGGCGACGTGATCAAAGTTGACACCCGCGATGGCAGCTACGTCGAACGCGTGAAGAAGTAA
- the epmB gene encoding EF-P beta-lysylation protein EpmB has product MNIVTTDSQTASSNCIARPATSPSEGWKASMRHAFRRMEDLAEHLRLPKSAWETGQTATADFPLFVPREFAAKMQPGNLNDPLLRQVLPIEQETFTTEGFTTNPVGDDEATLSPGLLQKYHGRALLVTTGACAVHCRYCFRRHFPYGEGPKGIDAWALALQAIAEDESLHEILLSGGDPLTLTDPILRQLAEKIAAAKHIRRLRLHSRLPVMIPSRVNDELLAWLTGTRLKPFMVVHVNHPRELGDDVAAALGRLSEAGIPLLNQSVLLRGVNDDAATLAELSEKLLDLSVMPYYLHQLDRVQGAAHFMVPRDEGERIVAAMRAKLPGYAVPRYVEEIAGDTSKRVIA; this is encoded by the coding sequence ATGAACATTGTAACTACCGATTCGCAAACTGCGAGTAGCAATTGTATCGCGAGACCTGCCACATCGCCTAGCGAGGGTTGGAAGGCCTCCATGCGGCATGCTTTTCGCCGAATGGAAGACCTCGCCGAGCACCTTCGGCTACCTAAATCGGCCTGGGAAACAGGGCAAACGGCGACCGCCGACTTCCCGCTGTTCGTCCCGCGCGAATTCGCCGCGAAGATGCAGCCTGGCAATCTGAACGATCCCCTGCTCCGCCAGGTGCTTCCAATCGAGCAGGAAACCTTTACCACAGAAGGATTTACAACAAATCCTGTAGGCGACGACGAAGCGACCCTTAGTCCAGGGCTGCTGCAGAAATATCATGGCCGGGCTTTGCTGGTCACTACCGGAGCGTGTGCGGTCCATTGCCGCTACTGCTTCCGACGGCACTTTCCCTACGGCGAGGGCCCTAAGGGAATCGACGCTTGGGCCCTCGCATTGCAAGCCATTGCCGAGGACGAAAGCCTTCACGAAATCTTGTTATCAGGGGGCGATCCCCTCACGCTGACCGATCCCATTTTGCGGCAATTGGCTGAGAAAATTGCCGCCGCGAAGCATATTCGACGGTTGCGACTGCATTCGCGGCTTCCGGTGATGATCCCCAGCCGGGTCAACGACGAACTTCTTGCTTGGCTGACGGGGACGCGTCTGAAACCGTTTATGGTCGTCCATGTGAATCACCCACGCGAACTGGGCGACGATGTCGCCGCCGCGCTAGGCAGGCTATCGGAAGCAGGCATCCCGCTGCTTAATCAAAGCGTTTTGTTGCGGGGAGTGAACGACGATGCGGCAACTTTGGCTGAGCTGTCCGAGAAACTGCTCGATCTGTCGGTGATGCCGTATTACCTGCACCAACTGGACCGCGTCCAAGGAGCGGCACATTTTATGGTGCCTCGCGACGAAGGAGAGCGAATCGTCGCGGCCATGCGAGCCAAGCTGCCCGGCTACGCGGTCCCACGCTATGTGGAAGAGATCGCCGGCGATACCAGCAAACGAGTCATCGCATAA